A window of the Chanodichthys erythropterus isolate Z2021 chromosome 21, ASM2448905v1, whole genome shotgun sequence genome harbors these coding sequences:
- the atp1b1a gene encoding sodium/potassium-transporting ATPase subunit beta-1a, producing MSANKDGDGGWKSFIWNSDKKEFLGRTGGSWFKIFSFYVIFYGCLAGIFIGTIQAMLLTLSNYKPTYQDRVAPPGLSHTPRPDKAEISFTIGKDDTYEAYVSHMGEFLKAYDDNKQEDSSKFEDCGDAPKTYTERGDLESTDGVRKACRFKRNLLKECSGESDDQFGFREGKPCLIVKLNRIVNFRPRPPASNDSIPEAARPNFQNHLIPIHCSTKREEEADKLGPVEYFGIGAGFPLQYYPYYGKLLQPQYLQPLVAIKFHNITRDFDMRIECKVYGQNIDYSEKDRSQGRFDIKITIKNPSS from the exons TCAAAATCTTCTCCTTCTACGTTATCTTCTATGGCTGCTTGGCTGGAATTTTCATTGGCACCATACAGGCCATGCTCCTGACTCTCAGCAACTACAAACCCACATACCAGGACAGGGTTGCACCCCCAG GCTTATCACACACCCCACGCCCGGATAAAGCAGAGATCAGCTTTACTATTGGTAAAGATGATACTTACGAAGCATATGTGAGTCATATGGGAGAATTTCTGAAAGCATACGACGACAACAAACAGGAGGACAGCAGCAAATTTGAAGACTGCGGAG ACGCACCTAAAACCTATACGGAGCGTGGAGATCTGGAGAGCACAGACGGTGTGAGGAAGGCCTGCCGCTTCAAAAGAAACTTGCTGAAGGAATGCTCAGGCGAATCTGATGATCAATTTGGCTTCAGAGAAGGCAAGCCCTGCCTCATCGTTAAACTCAATAGGATTGTGAACTTCAGGCCACGG CCTCCAGCTTCCAATGACAGTATCCCTGAGGCAGCCCGCCCTAACTTTCAGAACCATCTGATCCCAATCCACTGCTCAACCAAG AGAGAAGAGGAAGCCGATAAGCTCGGACCGGTCGAATACTTCGGGATAGGCGCTGGTTTCCCCCTCCAGTATTATCCTTACTACGGCAAGCTGCTACAGCCCCAATACCTCCAGCCTCTGGTGGCCATCAAGTTCCACAACATCACGAGGGATTTCGACATGCGCATAGAGTGTAAAGTATACGGACAGAACATCGATTACAGCGAGAAGGACCGTTCTCAGGGACGTTTTGACATCAAAATCACCATCAAAAACCCCTCATCATGA